A window of the Lactuca sativa cultivar Salinas chromosome 7, Lsat_Salinas_v11, whole genome shotgun sequence genome harbors these coding sequences:
- the LOC111877325 gene encoding uncharacterized protein LOC111877325, protein MEGEYGMYKKGSSGWSYMTGNEEFQETDVWSVWNQRNDFDSKSINSKGSSSSSFTSRTIPLSTAARMTPSTGTYNPCMESRIPQQQSTPVSVPDWSMIYGKSNRSSHNSPWLDYGGGDDGDGNVMPPHEWIAHKLARSQISSFSVCEGAGRTLKGRDLSRVRNAVLTKTGFLE, encoded by the coding sequence ATGGAAGGTGAGTATGGCATGTACAAGAAAGGAAGCAGTGGATGGTCATACATGACTGGAAATGAAGAATTTCAAGAAACTGATGTTTGGTCTGTTTGGAATCAAAGAAATGATTTTGATTCAAAATCTATCAATTCAAAAGGATCATCATCTTCTAGTTTTACTTCAAGAACCATTCCTCTTTCGACTGCAGCCAGAATGACTCCTAGTACTGGTACATACAATCCCTGTATGGAATCTAGGATTCCTCAACAACAATCTACACCTGTTAGTGTTCCTGATTGGTCAATGATCTATGGAAAGTCAAACAGATCATCACATAATTCTCCATGGCTTGattatggtggtggtgatgatggtgatgggaACGTGATGCCCCCTCATGAATGGATTGCACATAAGCTTGCAAGGAGTCAAATTTCTTCATTTTCTGTATGTGAAGGTGCTGGAAGAACACTCAAAGGCAGAGATCTCAGTAGGGTAAGAAATGCGGTTTTAACGAAAACTGGATTTCTTGAATAA
- the LOC128127404 gene encoding uncharacterized protein LOC128127404: MIPAVRACGFALRKNKDLPRMKRWSGTKKLKWVDVNKIWSKMQEGLPPRQNMLPGDGEMTSFYYMSFQEYVYGEGKAVPSPVRDHFRRQDESSSSMSSSGRSHGRGRGSGKHKLDELLKRVHALEQHVFMNQQKPT; this comes from the exons atgattccggctgttcgtgcatgtggatttgcattgagaaaaaataaagactTGCCTCGGATGAAAAGATGGAGcggaacaaaaaaattgaaatgggttgacgtgaacaagatttggtcaaagatgcag gaggggctaccaccaagacaaaacatgttaccgggtgatggtgagatgacatctttttattatatgtcatttcaagagtatgtatatggtgaagggaaagcagttccatccccagtacgagaccattttaggagacaagacgaatcttcgtctagtatgtcgtccAGTGGTCGCTCTCATGGTAGAGGTCGGGGCAGTGGGAAACACAAGCTAGACGAGTTGTTGAAACGGGTACATGCACTGGAGCAGCATGTGTTTATGAATCAACAAAAACCTACATAG